One Longimicrobiaceae bacterium DNA segment encodes these proteins:
- a CDS encoding cytochrome P450, producing MRAYKDPHGLYDAAREGDGIYFDAAGKCWIVTDHAAARRILSDPRYTSDLSFGDDGARRGGPTSFLQAAIQKQIIFSDGDRHRRVQQVILRESAHKMQEMLPSIRSTACRLLEAAKRRGGFDLIRDFAMPFSLETISLVVGVPTGDPQQVERLAQWSTTYANVTSGFLLVRMQEITALGDYFRELVATRRDARSDDLIGAFLREGVFEDEEDLVINCMMAFAAGRVTTQKLLGDGVPALLPGWGRWREESRRNPGLARRLTDELLRIVTPTRYLARCAMEDVDLSGELPGDHVIRRGEKVFLFLEAANRDPASFAHPHCMAPERQPNPHIAFGFGPHRCPGASIARVEIQIALEALLETFEELVPDPSAPPTWDPNPNLGGFASYRCLCS from the coding sequence GTGCGAGCGTACAAGGACCCCCACGGACTGTACGACGCGGCCAGGGAGGGGGACGGGATCTACTTCGACGCGGCCGGGAAGTGCTGGATCGTCACCGACCACGCCGCCGCTCGGAGGATCCTCAGCGACCCGCGCTACACCTCCGACCTGAGCTTCGGGGACGACGGTGCGCGGCGGGGGGGCCCGACGTCGTTCCTGCAGGCCGCGATCCAGAAGCAGATCATCTTCTCCGACGGGGACCGGCACCGGCGCGTCCAGCAGGTGATCCTGCGTGAAAGCGCCCACAAGATGCAGGAGATGCTGCCGTCAATCCGCAGCACCGCCTGCCGGCTTCTGGAGGCGGCGAAGCGCCGGGGAGGGTTCGACCTGATCCGGGATTTCGCGATGCCGTTCTCGCTGGAAACGATCTCCCTGGTCGTCGGTGTGCCCACGGGCGATCCGCAGCAGGTCGAGCGGCTCGCCCAGTGGTCGACGACCTATGCCAACGTCACCAGCGGCTTCCTGCTGGTCCGCATGCAGGAGATCACCGCGCTGGGAGACTACTTCCGCGAGCTGGTCGCCACCCGGCGGGATGCACGTTCCGACGACCTGATCGGAGCGTTTCTCAGGGAGGGCGTTTTCGAGGACGAAGAGGACCTGGTGATCAACTGCATGATGGCGTTCGCCGCGGGACGGGTCACCACCCAGAAGCTGCTCGGGGACGGCGTTCCCGCTCTGCTCCCCGGCTGGGGACGGTGGCGCGAGGAGAGTCGCCGGAACCCGGGCCTCGCCAGGCGCCTGACGGACGAGCTGCTGCGGATCGTCACCCCGACGCGGTACCTCGCCAGGTGCGCAATGGAGGACGTGGACCTGTCCGGGGAGCTTCCGGGCGACCACGTGATCCGGAGGGGGGAGAAGGTGTTCCTCTTCCTGGAGGCCGCCAACCGCGACCCGGCGAGCTTTGCGCACCCGCACTGCATGGCCCCGGAACGTCAGCCCAATCCGCACATCGCGTTCGGATTCGGCCCGCACCGCTGCCCGGGGGCGAGCATCGCCCGGGTCGAGATCCAGATCGCGCTGGAGGCCCTGCTGGAGACCTTCGAGGAGCTCGTGCCCGACCCCTCCGCGCCACCCACCTGGGACCCGAACCCGAACCTGGGGGGGTTCGCCTCGTACCGTTGTCTCTGCAGCTGA
- a CDS encoding ABC transporter ATP-binding protein, with protein sequence MIRFSRLRNHRGEELPPLTQQLAAFRYVPRFLALVWRTQPVYGTVIVLVRVLRSLGPIALLWVGKLIVDEVIANVGAADPDWAYLVRLVALEFGIALVMEVLARGSSLLEGLIGDLVGNRMTVHLMEHAATLDLEQFESPRFYDSLQRAHQQSSGRVALLSTLFGIGQTLLTLASLTAALVAYNVWLLILVVAAVIPSFLGETHHAAHSYSLFFRWTPQRRELEYLRYLASSTATAKEVQLFGLSDYFIRRYRRLADEYYAMNRGLVVRRAVTGAVLTGLSMLAYYGALGFIVFQAVGAAISIGTMTFLIGSFDRARALVSGALLQGARIYEESLFLHDLYSFLDLRPRQARPRDPKPLPAPIREGFVFEDVGFRYPDTETWAVRNVSFRLAPGERLALVGENGAGKTTLVKLLTRLYDPSEGRVLLDGVDLREYDAVELRSQIGVIFQDFVCYDMTARENVAVGRIEEARDHDRITDAARKSLALGVVQRLRGGFDQMLGRRFDGGANLSGGEWQKIALARAYMRDASLLVLDEPTAALDARAEYEVFERFSDLTRGKMAVLISHRFSTVRMADRILVLDGGRVIEEGSHEELNLMGGRYAELFSLQAAGYR encoded by the coding sequence TTGATCCGCTTCAGCCGTCTCCGGAACCACCGGGGGGAGGAGCTTCCTCCGCTCACGCAGCAGCTCGCCGCGTTCCGCTACGTACCCCGCTTCCTGGCGCTGGTGTGGAGGACGCAGCCCGTGTACGGGACCGTGATCGTCCTGGTCCGGGTCCTGCGCTCGCTCGGCCCGATCGCGCTCCTCTGGGTCGGCAAGCTGATCGTCGACGAGGTCATCGCCAACGTCGGCGCCGCCGACCCCGATTGGGCGTACCTGGTCCGCCTCGTGGCCCTGGAGTTCGGCATCGCCCTGGTGATGGAGGTGCTCGCCCGGGGCTCCTCACTGCTGGAGGGGCTGATCGGCGACCTCGTTGGCAACCGGATGACGGTCCACCTGATGGAGCACGCGGCGACGCTGGACCTGGAGCAGTTCGAGAGCCCCAGGTTCTACGACTCCCTCCAGAGGGCGCACCAGCAGTCCTCGGGTCGCGTGGCGCTGCTGAGCACGCTGTTCGGCATCGGCCAGACGCTGCTGACCCTGGCCTCGCTGACGGCGGCGCTGGTCGCCTACAACGTCTGGCTGCTGATCCTGGTGGTCGCGGCCGTCATCCCCTCGTTCCTGGGCGAAACCCACCACGCCGCGCACAGCTACTCCCTGTTTTTCCGGTGGACGCCGCAGCGGCGGGAGCTCGAGTACCTCCGGTACCTGGCCTCGAGCACCGCGACGGCGAAGGAGGTCCAGCTGTTCGGCCTCTCGGACTACTTCATCCGCCGGTACCGGCGGCTCGCGGACGAGTACTACGCCATGAACCGGGGCCTCGTGGTCCGGCGCGCGGTGACCGGCGCGGTGCTCACCGGCCTGTCGATGCTGGCGTACTACGGCGCGCTCGGCTTCATCGTCTTCCAGGCGGTGGGGGCGGCCATCAGCATCGGCACGATGACCTTCCTCATCGGCTCCTTCGACCGGGCCCGGGCCCTCGTCTCGGGGGCCCTGCTGCAGGGGGCCAGGATCTACGAGGAGAGCCTGTTCCTCCACGACCTGTACTCGTTTCTCGATCTGCGCCCCAGGCAGGCGCGGCCGCGCGATCCGAAGCCGCTGCCAGCCCCGATCCGCGAGGGGTTCGTCTTCGAGGACGTCGGCTTCCGCTATCCGGACACCGAGACCTGGGCCGTCCGGAACGTCTCCTTCCGCCTCGCGCCGGGCGAGCGACTCGCGCTCGTGGGGGAGAACGGGGCGGGGAAGACCACGCTGGTGAAGCTGCTGACCCGTCTCTACGACCCCTCCGAGGGGCGCGTCCTCCTCGACGGCGTGGACCTGCGCGAGTACGACGCGGTCGAGCTCCGTTCCCAGATCGGCGTGATCTTCCAGGATTTCGTGTGCTACGACATGACCGCTCGCGAGAACGTGGCGGTCGGACGCATCGAGGAGGCGCGCGACCACGACCGGATCACCGACGCCGCCCGGAAGAGCCTCGCCCTGGGAGTGGTGCAGCGTCTGCGCGGCGGCTTCGACCAGATGCTGGGCCGGCGCTTCGACGGCGGAGCGAACCTCTCGGGCGGGGAGTGGCAGAAGATCGCCCTCGCCCGCGCGTACATGCGCGACGCCAGCCTCCTCGTCCTCGACGAGCCGACCGCCGCGCTCGACGCCCGCGCGGAATACGAGGTCTTCGAGCGCTTCAGCGACCTCACGCGGGGGAAGATGGCCGTGCTGATCAGCCACCGCTTCTCCACGGTCCGCATGGCCGACCGGATCCTGGTGCTCGACGGCGGCAGGGTGATCGAGGAGGGGAGCCACGAAGAGCTCAACCTCATGGGGGGACGGTACGCCGAGCTGTTCTCGCTGCAGGCCGCGGGGTACCGCTGA
- a CDS encoding pyridoxal-phosphate dependent enzyme, with the protein MTGCPEGSGGRCGSLRPGGGALALGTRGVYAKREEQNPTGSFKARGLSAAVSLLVEHGVRKAAIGSNGNAGSALAAYAARAGVSAHVCLPEDCPGLIVDECRRYGAQVCLVRGLIHDAGRLIDEGREVEGWFNVGTLREPGRVEGKKTMGLSGGTAVAVSREEIESAQARFGSLGLSSSPEGAATLAGLLRLREDAWIRPGDEVVLFNTAGATKYRPWTSPERIPVVTDYSDYRDRVARRRGPEQHTPAMPA; encoded by the coding sequence CTGACCGGCTGCCCCGAGGGGTCCGGCGGGCGATGCGGCTCGCTCCGCCCGGGGGGGGGCGCTCTCGCCCTGGGGACCAGGGGAGTGTACGCCAAGCGCGAGGAGCAGAACCCGACCGGCAGCTTCAAGGCCCGGGGGCTCTCGGCCGCGGTGTCCCTGCTGGTGGAGCACGGCGTCCGGAAGGCCGCCATCGGCTCGAACGGTAACGCGGGGAGTGCTCTGGCGGCCTATGCGGCGCGCGCGGGTGTCTCCGCGCACGTGTGCCTGCCGGAGGACTGTCCCGGGCTGATCGTGGACGAATGCCGGCGCTACGGCGCCCAGGTGTGCCTGGTCAGGGGGCTGATCCACGATGCCGGCAGGCTGATCGACGAGGGGCGGGAGGTCGAGGGCTGGTTCAACGTGGGCACGCTGCGGGAGCCCGGCCGGGTCGAGGGGAAGAAGACGATGGGATTGAGCGGCGGGACCGCCGTGGCCGTCTCCCGGGAGGAGATCGAATCGGCCCAGGCGCGGTTCGGCTCGCTCGGGCTCTCCTCGTCCCCGGAGGGCGCGGCCACGCTCGCGGGGCTACTGCGCCTCCGGGAAGACGCCTGGATCCGGCCCGGCGACGAGGTGGTCCTCTTCAACACCGCCGGGGCGACGAAGTACCGCCCGTGGACCTCTCCGGAGCGCATCCCGGTGGTCACGGACTATTCGGACTACCGGGACCGGGTCGCCCGGCGCCGGGGGCCCGAGCAACACACACCTGCGATGCCCGCTTGA
- a CDS encoding pyridoxal phosphate-dependent aminotransferase has product MPSAATHVSEVVPALSIRFNSIVYELKARGTDVIVLSLGEAFFDIPLFDFAEMPIPESYHYNQSRGNPDLRRLLAGYYGRQYGVAVDADTEILVTAGSKAAIYMSLMAILNPGDEVLVLEPAWVSYSEQVRLCHGVPVMVPYHQPVFGLEGFITPRTRAVIVNNPNNPSGRVMSRVELEHLHALADRYDLFLISDEAYSDFLLDDRFISCGVLDPQKRHTIVVNSMSKNYGMSGWRIGYVIGNSGLIDEVLKINQHLITCPPTILEYYLVRHFHDVLEITKPQIADVVRRRCQMADFMEELGISCLPGDATFYLFASIEPSTLDSMEFCTRLLRDHHVCAVPGIGYGTSCDRYIRISVGAEDAERVREGIRRIRGLIDATSPVPSEVVDLVPL; this is encoded by the coding sequence ATGCCTTCTGCAGCCACCCACGTCAGCGAGGTCGTGCCGGCCCTGTCCATCAGGTTCAACAGCATCGTCTATGAGCTGAAGGCCCGCGGAACGGACGTCATCGTGCTGTCCCTCGGTGAGGCGTTCTTCGACATCCCGCTCTTCGACTTCGCGGAGATGCCGATCCCCGAGAGCTACCACTACAACCAGTCGCGGGGGAATCCCGACCTGCGCCGACTCCTGGCCGGGTACTACGGCCGGCAGTACGGGGTGGCCGTGGACGCCGATACGGAGATCCTCGTCACGGCGGGGTCCAAGGCGGCCATCTACATGTCGCTCATGGCGATCCTGAACCCTGGCGACGAGGTGCTGGTCCTGGAGCCGGCCTGGGTGAGCTACTCTGAGCAGGTGAGGCTCTGCCACGGCGTTCCGGTCATGGTGCCCTACCACCAGCCGGTGTTCGGGCTGGAAGGGTTCATCACCCCGCGGACCCGGGCCGTGATCGTCAACAACCCGAACAACCCCTCCGGCCGCGTCATGTCGCGCGTGGAGCTGGAGCACCTGCACGCCCTGGCCGACCGGTACGACCTCTTCCTCATCTCGGACGAGGCCTACAGCGACTTCCTCCTCGACGACCGCTTCATCTCGTGCGGGGTCCTGGATCCGCAGAAGCGGCACACGATCGTGGTCAACTCGATGTCGAAGAACTACGGGATGTCCGGGTGGCGCATCGGCTACGTGATCGGGAACAGCGGGCTGATCGACGAGGTGCTCAAGATCAACCAGCACCTCATCACCTGTCCCCCGACGATCCTGGAGTACTACCTCGTCCGGCACTTCCACGACGTGCTGGAGATCACCAAGCCGCAGATCGCGGACGTGGTGCGGAGGCGGTGCCAGATGGCGGACTTCATGGAGGAGCTCGGCATCTCCTGCCTGCCCGGAGACGCCACCTTCTACCTCTTCGCCTCGATCGAGCCGTCCACCCTGGATTCCATGGAGTTCTGCACGCGGCTCCTGCGGGACCACCACGTCTGCGCGGTGCCCGGAATCGGGTACGGCACGTCGTGCGACCGCTACATCCGGATTTCCGTGGGGGCGGAGGACGCCGAGCGGGTGCGCGAGGGAATCCGGCGGATCCGGGGGCTGATCGACGCGACGTCTCCGGTTCCGTCCGAGGTGGTGGACCTCGTTCCTCTCTGA
- a CDS encoding PLP-dependent aminotransferase family protein codes for MPHSVEEAQAAWTRTLAPSALREILPLLARPGLLSFALGMPAAELLPAQAYLQATGQALAADPLPLQYGMPHVPLKRHVVELMAQRGVVCREEQVFLTTGAQQGMSLLARLLLDEGGRVVAEAAVYDGIHGAIRPFRPDLRTVPSDAGGLDVDALEALLSEGPRPAFVYVIPEGHNPLGVSLGLDRRLRLVELARCFGVPLVEDDAYGFLRYDGAAPPPLRALDAEWVLYVGSFSKIFAPGLRVGWLIVPEPLIPSLSILKHGSDLDVSTLAQRCIAAFLDTGALPGHLDAVRAEYRARRGAMLGALERHFPSTAQWTAPAGGMFVWVRLPEGTDTVALLRRAVASERVAFVPGPAFCAHDPGQAAHCMRLCFASLPPERIEEGIARLARALAAEGLVGSLHD; via the coding sequence ATGCCGCACTCCGTCGAAGAGGCGCAGGCCGCCTGGACGCGGACGCTCGCGCCCTCCGCCCTGCGCGAGATCCTGCCCCTGCTGGCGCGCCCGGGGCTGCTCTCCTTCGCCCTGGGCATGCCGGCCGCGGAGCTGCTTCCCGCGCAGGCGTACCTGCAGGCCACCGGCCAGGCGCTCGCGGCGGATCCGCTCCCCCTGCAGTACGGCATGCCCCACGTTCCCCTCAAGCGCCACGTCGTGGAGCTCATGGCGCAGCGGGGGGTGGTGTGCCGCGAGGAGCAGGTGTTCCTCACCACCGGGGCGCAGCAGGGGATGAGCCTGCTGGCGCGCCTGCTCCTGGACGAGGGCGGGCGGGTGGTGGCCGAGGCCGCCGTCTACGACGGCATCCACGGAGCCATCCGGCCATTCCGGCCCGACCTCCGGACGGTGCCGTCCGACGCGGGCGGGCTGGACGTGGACGCCCTGGAGGCCCTGCTGAGCGAGGGCCCGCGCCCCGCCTTCGTCTACGTCATTCCCGAGGGGCACAATCCCCTGGGGGTGTCGCTGGGCCTGGACCGGCGGCTGCGGCTGGTGGAGCTGGCCCGGTGCTTCGGCGTGCCCCTGGTGGAGGACGACGCGTACGGCTTCCTGCGCTACGACGGCGCCGCGCCGCCGCCCCTTCGGGCCCTGGACGCGGAGTGGGTGCTGTACGTGGGCTCCTTCTCCAAGATCTTCGCCCCCGGCCTGCGGGTGGGGTGGCTGATCGTGCCGGAGCCGCTCATCCCCTCGCTGTCCATCCTCAAGCACGGCAGCGACCTGGACGTGAGTACGCTCGCCCAGCGGTGCATCGCCGCGTTCCTGGACACCGGGGCCCTGCCCGGACACCTGGACGCCGTGCGGGCGGAGTACCGGGCCCGGCGCGGCGCCATGCTCGGCGCCCTGGAGCGTCACTTTCCCTCCACGGCGCAGTGGACGGCGCCCGCCGGGGGCATGTTCGTGTGGGTGCGCCTGCCCGAGGGGACGGACACCGTGGCCTTGCTGCGGCGGGCGGTGGCGAGCGAGCGGGTGGCGTTCGTCCCCGGTCCCGCGTTCTGCGCGCACGACCCGGGGCAGGCTGCCCACTGCATGCGCCTGTGCTTCGCCAGCCTCCCGCCGGAGCGCATCGAGGAGGGGATCGCGCGCCTGGCTCGCGCGCTGGCCGCCGAGGGCCTGGTCGGCTCCCTTCACGATTGA
- a CDS encoding GAF domain-containing sensor histidine kinase, with product MSTLSTDAPPTGGQPTAADPAPTDAGTRFAFLSETSRILADSLDVETTLATGAGLALPHFGTWCMVDIVEADDTIRRVAVIHPDPEKQRLARDFYAAHPPGRDDPLGAPRVIRTSESEFVLAYDEVLEGIAEEEHRLLLQELGARSFLMVPMSARGQTLGAITFVSDDRRRYDEADLLLAEDLGRRCAMAVDNARLYAASQEALRAADEARKAATLTARRAEELLGEANVARHEAEDADLAKTTFLGTISHEFRTPLTAVQGFTDLLTAEVPGPLNEKQHHQVERIRAASDHLLELIEEILTFARRQAGRSELRLREVDLAGFVRDTAALAEPLAAEKGLRLLVSIPEGPIPCRTDPGKLRQIILNLAANAVKFTDEGEVRLDLEAADDSVLIRVGDTGLGIAPGHAERVFDAFWQVDHSAGRVGGTGLGLAVTRQLTGLLGGEVALESELGSGTVLTVRLPLVTPELEAPPADGAAEVSHSERRVRGRRGVPLQGSGPPLPDTPRGERSGEVPS from the coding sequence ATGAGCACGCTCAGCACGGACGCCCCGCCGACCGGTGGTCAGCCCACCGCGGCCGATCCCGCTCCGACGGACGCCGGCACCCGGTTCGCCTTCCTGTCGGAGACCAGCCGCATCCTGGCCGACTCGCTCGACGTCGAGACCACCCTCGCGACGGGGGCGGGTCTCGCCCTCCCGCACTTCGGCACCTGGTGCATGGTGGACATCGTCGAGGCGGACGACACCATCCGCCGCGTCGCCGTCATCCACCCGGATCCCGAAAAGCAGCGCCTCGCCCGCGACTTCTACGCGGCCCACCCGCCGGGCCGCGACGACCCGCTCGGCGCGCCGCGGGTGATCCGTACCAGCGAGTCGGAGTTCGTGCTCGCCTACGACGAGGTGCTGGAAGGGATCGCGGAGGAGGAGCACCGCCTGCTCCTGCAGGAGCTGGGCGCGCGGTCGTTCCTCATGGTCCCCATGTCGGCGCGGGGGCAGACCCTGGGCGCGATCACCTTCGTCTCGGACGACCGCCGCCGGTACGACGAGGCCGACCTGCTGCTGGCGGAGGACCTGGGACGCCGGTGCGCGATGGCCGTGGACAACGCGCGGCTCTACGCTGCCTCGCAGGAGGCGCTCCGGGCCGCCGACGAGGCGCGCAAGGCGGCGACGCTCACCGCCCGGCGCGCGGAGGAGCTGCTGGGCGAGGCCAACGTCGCGCGCCACGAGGCGGAGGACGCGGACCTGGCCAAGACGACCTTTCTGGGCACGATCTCGCACGAGTTCCGCACCCCGCTCACGGCCGTCCAGGGCTTCACCGACCTGCTCACGGCGGAGGTTCCGGGACCCCTCAACGAGAAGCAGCATCACCAGGTGGAGCGGATCCGCGCCGCCAGCGACCACCTCCTCGAGCTCATCGAGGAGATCCTCACCTTCGCGCGGCGGCAGGCGGGCCGCTCCGAGCTCCGCCTCCGGGAGGTGGACCTCGCCGGGTTCGTCCGGGACACGGCGGCGCTGGCGGAGCCGCTCGCCGCCGAAAAGGGGCTGCGTCTCCTCGTGAGCATTCCCGAGGGGCCCATCCCCTGTCGGACCGACCCCGGCAAGCTCCGCCAGATCATCCTGAACCTGGCCGCGAACGCGGTCAAGTTCACCGACGAGGGCGAGGTCCGGCTCGACCTGGAGGCCGCAGACGACTCGGTGCTGATCCGGGTCGGCGACACGGGGCTGGGGATCGCGCCCGGACATGCCGAGCGCGTGTTCGACGCGTTCTGGCAGGTGGACCATTCGGCCGGGAGGGTCGGGGGGACCGGTCTGGGCCTGGCCGTGACGCGCCAGCTCACCGGCCTGCTGGGTGGAGAGGTGGCACTGGAGAGCGAGCTCGGCAGCGGAACCGTGCTCACGGTACGGCTCCCGCTCGTGACGCCGGAGCTGGAGGCTCCCCCTGCGGACGGGGCGGCGGAAGTCTCGCACTCCGAGCGGCGGGTACGAGGGCGCCGGGGGGTGCCCCTCCAGGGATCGGGCCCACCCCTGCCGGACACGCCACGGGGCGAGAGGTCCGGGGAGGTCCCGTCGTGA
- a CDS encoding TetR family transcriptional regulator C-terminal domain-containing protein has product MPGKRASEEVRREQILQAAFEVASREGIGSLTVRAVAAEAELSHGLVLFHFQRKERLVHELLEWLIATRSVLNVPEEVARFPRALDRLHALLQEEMARLSHQPRHTRLFLEYWALGARDESIRARISAELERYRAAFLEIMEELLRAEPATFGGVTADGLAAVAVSWIHGCAVQAMVDPEHFDVGEYLAAVRGMVRQLA; this is encoded by the coding sequence ATGCCGGGGAAGCGGGCTTCGGAAGAGGTGCGGCGTGAGCAGATCCTGCAGGCGGCGTTCGAGGTCGCCTCACGGGAGGGGATCGGCAGCCTGACGGTCCGGGCGGTGGCCGCCGAAGCCGAGCTGAGCCACGGCCTGGTGCTGTTCCACTTCCAGCGGAAGGAGCGGCTGGTGCACGAGCTGCTCGAATGGCTGATCGCGACCCGGTCGGTGCTCAACGTCCCGGAGGAAGTCGCCCGCTTCCCGAGGGCGCTGGACCGGCTCCACGCGCTCCTCCAGGAGGAGATGGCCCGGCTTTCGCACCAGCCGCGGCACACCCGGCTGTTCCTCGAATACTGGGCGCTGGGCGCGCGTGACGAGTCCATCCGGGCGCGGATCAGCGCGGAGCTGGAACGGTACCGCGCGGCGTTCCTGGAGATCATGGAGGAGCTTCTCCGCGCCGAGCCCGCGACGTTCGGCGGGGTGACGGCCGACGGTCTCGCCGCCGTGGCGGTGAGCTGGATCCACGGGTGCGCGGTGCAGGCGATGGTGGACCCCGAGCACTTCGACGTCGGCGAGTACCTGGCCGCGGTGCGAGGGATGGTCAGGCAGCTCGCCTGA
- a CDS encoding response regulator → MQIDQTEERVILIAERDRNVRELQEHFLGKAGFAVEFADSGPDALERARAARPALVVTEILIPGIDGLALCRRLAEDPLTRDIPVMVFSILAAAARADEAGARAFLRKPVVESTFVAAVQELVAAQPSEAMEEQCQT, encoded by the coding sequence ATGCAGATCGACCAGACGGAAGAACGCGTGATACTGATCGCCGAGCGAGACCGGAACGTCCGGGAGCTTCAGGAGCACTTTCTGGGGAAGGCCGGCTTCGCCGTGGAGTTCGCGGACAGCGGGCCGGACGCGCTCGAGCGCGCCCGGGCGGCCCGGCCGGCGCTCGTCGTCACGGAGATCCTCATCCCCGGGATCGACGGCCTGGCGCTCTGCCGCCGCCTGGCGGAGGACCCGCTCACCCGGGACATCCCCGTGATGGTGTTCAGCATCCTCGCCGCGGCGGCGCGGGCGGACGAGGCGGGAGCCAGGGCGTTCCTCCGCAAGCCGGTCGTGGAGTCGACATTCGTGGCTGCGGTCCAGGAGCTGGTCGCGGCGCAGCCATCCGAGGCAATGGAGGAGCAATGCCAGACGTGA
- a CDS encoding ATPase domain-containing protein: MPDVMIQDRRTDPREDLGEPTERMSVGNAEADYILGGGFPADSINIIMGHPGSGKTIFAEQLIFHNAGDDRPILYLTTLSEPLAKVVRYLQGFTFFDETKLGTQVIYEDVGPQLAEDGAGALIPLLREAIKTLSPKVIVIDSFKAVHDLAPEPAERRRMVYEMTALLTAYGTTAFLLGEYTEDDILRYPEFAVADGIVELSRRRLGNRDERYFRVYKLRGSRYLEGAHAFRISDSGLVIYPRLVSPRMPEGYEPASERISTGVGGLDEMLDGGLWRGTTTLLAGPSGAGKTTIGLQFALEGARRGEPSLYMNFQENPTQLMRTIRGLGVDLEQAQAQGLDLVYASPVELQIDSIIVDMFRRIQQGGVRRLVIDALGDLASAATDPQRLHDYLYALVQHFAVSTITSVLNFETSGNSIAGDGMQNAMSYLSDNVLLLTVDGEERTRRKLRVLKTRGSAHDTKVREVQITAAGLTVL, from the coding sequence ATGCCAGACGTGATGATCCAGGACCGCCGCACCGATCCCAGGGAGGACCTTGGTGAGCCCACCGAGCGGATGAGCGTGGGCAACGCCGAAGCGGACTACATCCTGGGGGGCGGGTTCCCGGCCGACTCCATCAACATCATCATGGGCCACCCCGGCTCCGGGAAGACGATCTTCGCCGAGCAGCTCATCTTCCACAACGCGGGCGACGACCGGCCCATCCTCTACCTCACCACCCTGTCCGAGCCCCTGGCGAAGGTCGTCCGGTACCTGCAGGGGTTCACCTTCTTCGACGAGACGAAGCTGGGGACGCAGGTGATCTACGAGGACGTGGGCCCGCAGCTGGCGGAGGACGGGGCGGGGGCGCTCATCCCCCTGCTGCGCGAGGCCATCAAGACGCTGTCGCCCAAGGTCATCGTCATCGATTCCTTCAAGGCCGTGCACGACCTCGCGCCGGAGCCGGCCGAGCGCCGCCGGATGGTCTACGAGATGACGGCGCTGCTCACGGCGTACGGGACCACGGCGTTCCTGCTGGGCGAATACACCGAGGACGACATCCTGCGCTACCCGGAGTTCGCCGTCGCGGACGGGATCGTGGAGCTGTCGCGGCGCCGGCTGGGGAACCGGGACGAGCGGTACTTCCGCGTCTACAAGCTGCGCGGCAGCCGCTACCTGGAGGGGGCGCACGCCTTCCGCATCAGCGACTCCGGCCTGGTCATCTATCCCAGGCTGGTCAGCCCGCGGATGCCGGAGGGGTACGAGCCGGCCTCCGAGCGGATCTCCACGGGCGTCGGCGGGCTGGACGAGATGCTGGACGGCGGGCTGTGGCGCGGCACCACCACGCTGCTCGCGGGCCCCTCGGGTGCCGGGAAGACCACCATCGGGCTCCAGTTCGCGCTGGAGGGCGCGCGCCGCGGCGAGCCCAGCCTGTACATGAACTTCCAGGAGAACCCCACGCAGCTCATGCGCACCATCCGCGGGCTCGGCGTGGACCTGGAGCAGGCGCAGGCGCAGGGGCTGGACCTGGTGTACGCGTCGCCGGTGGAGCTGCAGATCGACAGCATCATCGTCGACATGTTCCGCAGGATCCAGCAGGGAGGCGTGCGGCGGCTCGTCATCGACGCGCTCGGAGACCTGGCCAGCGCCGCGACCGACCCGCAGCGCCTGCACGACTACCTCTACGCGCTGGTGCAGCACTTCGCGGTGAGCACCATCACCAGCGTGCTGAACTTCGAGACCTCGGGCAACTCGATCGCCGGAGACGGGATGCAGAACGCGATGAGCTACCTTTCCGACAACGTGCTGCTGCTCACGGTGGACGGCGAGGAGAGGACCCGCCGCAAGCTGCGCGTCCTGAAGACGCGCGGCAGCGCGCACGACACCAAGGTGCGGGAAGTGCAGATCACCGCGGCCGGCCTGACCGTCCTGTGA